In Phragmites australis chromosome 24, lpPhrAust1.1, whole genome shotgun sequence, the following are encoded in one genomic region:
- the LOC133907712 gene encoding chaperone protein dnaJ 13-like gives MASAPEPEDGRELYALLHLSPDASDEEIRRAYRQFAQIYHPDKYQDPQMKDVATENFQRIRDAYEILSDENKRQIYDIYGMEGLNSGLELGPKLSKPEEIKEQLERLRRRKEEEKLFTHARSTGSIIANFSVPQYLDGYGIMRGMGMSSEVQLPVSKQNTVVFGGNLVVNGSAGTGAASTVLRHQLSSVSSIEFMATAGLRSVIGMQTFRQISPHSTATSGLAVSLRDGSINLSNAWTRQLTENAVGNIQLVLGTESSISVGWQKKDEKSSAAGEVKFGTNSFGASAHYTHRFSSKSHGRIAGRVGSTALDFEIGGGRQISEFSTVRMMYNIGIQGVSWRFELHRAGQKLVIPVLLSTDLNVLFVTSAFAIPSTLYFLLQTYVVKPYHLKREKQKTLEKMEGLSTQLTEARKAAKKAQKLLEPVSNRKKNRQLENNGLVITKALYGNHKKIKESSELNEINDDVASQVLDVTIPLNFLVTEAGQLKLHEGIKKSGIMGFYDPCPGDPKLLLVEYTFHGRKYKVMADDYEALLIPQDIHQS, from the exons ATGGCGTCGGCGCCGGAGCCGGAGGACGGGAGGGAGCTCTACGCGCTGCTCCACCTCTCGCCGGACGCATCAGACGAGGAAATCCGCAGGGCGTACCGCCAGTTCGCGCAAATCTACCACCCCGACAAGTACCAGGACCCCCAG ATGAAGGATGTGGCAACTGAAAACTTCCAACGAATACGTGATGCGTATGAGATACTATCGGATGAGAACAAAAGACAGATCTATGACATCTATGGTATGGAAGGGTTAAATTCTGGCCTGGAGCTTGGCCCCAAGCTAAGTAAACCAGAGGAAATTAAGGAACAGTTGGAACGGCTGCGACGCCGTAAGGAGGAAGAGAAACTTTTCACCCATGCTCGATCCACTGGCTCAATAATTGCTAATTTTTCAGTGCCACAGTATTTAGATGGCTATGGCATCATGAGAGG AATGGGGATGTCTAGTGAAGTTCAGTTGCCAGTGTCCAAGCAAAATACTGTTGTTTTTGGTGGGAATTTGGTTGTCAATGGTTCAGCAGGAACTGGAGCAGCAAGCACTGTGCTGCGGCACCAGTTGTCTTCAGTTTCCTCTATCGAGTTTATGGCAACAGCTGGACTACGTTCTGTTATTGGCATGCAGACATTTCG TCAAATTTCACCACATTCTACAGCAACTTCCGGACTTGCTGTTTCTTTGAGAGATGGATCTATCAACCTGTCAAATGCCTGGACTCGCCAACTAACTGAAAATGCTGTTGGGAAT ATACAGCTAGTCCTTGGTACTGAATCAAGTATTTCTGTTGGATGGCAAAAGAAGGATGAAAAAAGTTCTGCAGCAGGAGAAGTAAAG ttTGGAACTAATTCTTTTGGTGCATCTGCTCATTACACCCATCGTTTCTCCTCCAAGTCTCATGGTCGCATTGCTGGGAGAGTTGGAAG CACAGCTCTTGATTTTGAAATTGGAGGAGGGAGGCAGATATCAGAATTTAGTACTGTAAGGATGATGTATAATATAGGAATCCAG GGTGTCTCTTGGAGATTTGAGTTACATCGTGCTGGTCAAAAATTAGTTATCCCT GTCTTGCTTTCAACTGATTTAAATGTGTTATTCGTTACCAGTGCCTTTGCTATTCCTTCAACACTATATTTTCTACTTCAG ACATATGTTGTAAAGCCTTACCATCTTAAGCGGGAAAAGCAGAAGACACTTGAAAAGATGGAAGGCTTATCTACACAG TTAACTGAAGCCAGAAAAGCAGCTAAAAAAGCACAAAAATTGCTGGAACCTGTCTCCAATCGTAAGAAGAATAGACAGCTGGAGAACAACGGATTGGTAATTACAAAGGCTCTGTATGGTAATCACAAAAAAATCAAAGAGAGCAGTGAATTGAATGAGATAAATGATGATGTGGCTTCACAAGTATTGGATGTGACCATCCCACTGAACTTCCTCGTTACTGAGGCAGGTCAGCTCAAG CTTCATGAGGGGATAAAGAAGTCTGGAATAATGGGCTTCTACGACCCTTGTCCAGGAGATCCGAAGCTATTACTGGTTGAATACACATTTCATGGTCGAAAATACAAG GTCATGGCGGATGACTACGAGGCACTGTTGATACCACAAGATATCCATCAATCTTAA
- the LOC133908100 gene encoding monocopper oxidase-like protein SKU5, which produces MRRLLALVAAVLAALELRPALGTDPYAFFDWDVSYVTAAPLGVKQQVIGINGKFPGPVVNISTNWNVVVNVLNDLDEPLLITWNGIQHRKNCWQDGVLGTNCPIPSGWNWTYEFQVKDQIGSFFYFPSTSLQRAAGGFGGVIVNNRDVIAVPFGRPDGDITIFIGDWYNKNHTDLRKTLDSGKDLGMPDGVLINGKGPYRYNDSLVPAGIEYETFNVHPGRTYRIRVHNVGTSTSLNFRIQGHNMLLVETEGSYTTQQNYTNLDVHVGQSYSFLVTTDQNASSDYYVVASARMVNETLWRRVTGVAVLRYSNSKGPASGPLPDPPQDQNDKTFSMNQARSVRWNLSAGAARPNPQGSFRYSSINVTQAYLLRSTAPVSIGGRRRATLNGLSYAPPETPLRLADAYGVKGVYTLDFPERPLQGAPRIARSIINGTYRGFMELIFQNNDTRMQSYHMDGYAFFVVGMDYGEWTEDSRGTYNKGDGVARSTVQVYPGAWAAVLVSLDNVGIWNVRSENLDSWYLGQEVYVRVVNPEDTGNKTEIAIPDNALYCGQLHKYQKEQTPHHKMGASARSSSATSPLLAATLLLVGAVVLAP; this is translated from the exons ATGCGGCGGCTCCTCGCGCTGGTGGCCGCCGTGCTGGCGGCGCTGGAGCTGCGGCCGGCGCTGGGCACCGATCCCTACGCCTTCTTCGACTGGGACGTCTCCTACGTCACCGCAGCGCCGCTCGGCGTCAAGCAGCAG GTGATAGGCATCAACGGCAAGTTCCCTGGGCCCGTCGTGAACATCTCCACCAACTGGAACGTCGTCGTCAACGTGCTCAACGACCTCGACGAGCCCCTCCTCATCACCTG GAACGGGATCCAGCACCGGAAGAACTGCTGGCAAGACGGGGTGCTGGGCACCAACTGCCCCATCCCGTCGGGCTGGAACTGGACGTACGAGTTCCAGGTGAAGGACCAGATCGGCAGCTTCTTCTACTTCCCCTCCACCAGCCTGCAGCGCGCCGCCGGCGGCTTTGGCGGCGTCATCGTCAACAACCGGGACGTCATCGCCGTGCCCTTCGGCCGCCCCGACGGCGACATCACAATCTTCATCGGCGACTGGTACAACAAGAACCACACG GATCTGAGGAAGACGCTGGACAGCGGGAAGGACCTCGGGATGCCGGACGGCGTGCTGATAAACGGCAAGGGGCCGTACCGGTACAACGACAGCCTTGTGCCGGCCGGCATCGAGTACGAGACCTTCAATGTGCATCCGG GCAGGACGTACCGCATCCGGGTGCACAACGTGGGCACGTCGACGAGCCTCAACTTCCGGATCCAGGGCCACAACATGCTGCTCGTCGAGACGGAGGGCTCCTACACCACGCAGCAGAACTACACCAATCTGGACGTCCACGTCGGCCAGTCCTACTCCTTCCTCGTCACCACGGACCAGAACGCCAGCTCCGACTACTACGTAGTCGCCAGCGCCCGCATGGTGAACGAGACCCTCTGGCGCCGCGTCACCGGCGTCGCCGTCCTCCGTTACTCCAACTCCAAGGGCCCCGCCTCCGGCCCCCTCCCTGACCCGCCCCAGGACCAGAACGACAAGACCTTCTCCATGAACCAGGCGAGGTCCGTCAGGTGGAACCTGAGCGCGGGCGCGGCGCGGCCGAACCCGCAGGGCTCGTTCCGGTACTCGTCGATCAACGTGACGCAGGCGTACCTGCTGCGGAGCACGGCGCCGGTGTCCATCGGCGGGAGGCGGCGGGCGACGCTGAACGGACTCTCCTACGCGCCACCGGAGACGCCGCTTCGGCTGGCCGACGCGTACGGGGTGAAGGGCGTGTACACGCTGGACTTCCCGGAGCGGCCGTTGCAAGGCGCGCCCCGGATCGCGCGGTCCATCATCAACGGCACCTACCGCGGGTTCATGGAGCTCATCTTTCAGAACAACGACACCAGGATGCAGAGCTACCACATGGACGGATACGCCTTCTTCGTCGTCGG GATGGACTATGGAGAATGGACAGAGGACAGCAGGGGTACGTACAACAAGGGCGACGGCGTTGCGCGCAGCACTGTACAG GTTTACCCGGGCGCGTGGGCGGCGGTGTTGGTGTCCTTGGACAACGTCGGCATCTGGAACGTGCGGTCTGAGAACCTGGACTCGTGGTACCTGGGGCAGGAGGTCTACGTCAGGGTCGTCAACCCTGAAGACACCGGCAACAAGACCGAGATAGCCATCCCTGACAACGCCCTGTACTGCGGCCAGCTCCACAAGTACCAGAA GGAGCAAACTCCTCACCACAAGATGGGGGCGTCGGCGCGGTCGTCGTCCGCGACGAGTCCGCTGCTCGCAGCGACGCTGCTCCTGGTCGGAGCCGTCGTGCTCGCGCCGTAG
- the LOC133906900 gene encoding low-temperature-induced 65 kDa protein-like: MDAPAMLTRKHVPEDVAPRNIVEGEGAGGQQQLHRDEKQHKPVLEKMKEKVNKIKNTLAGHGHGHGHDELVGDGESISNEEEEGDVALEREAATEKGGYIEDVEDKPVVMESDPEVHGAPIYESARIPAVQEVEGDGRPRVRLGDLGGTVVEDPAAPRSTAPAAREGEDIGTTPVVQQFESMTVSDDPPHVGAGKKDARAATGTTEFGKKLATTVDEKVAGVGTAVGVGKRDDERTEAMPVSDAGGEEWKDASAATDATDRAPSPGYTDKLKSFSAGTTEYGKQLATTVYEKVAGVGTAVAPSLRPQVGVGKPVVGRNEAILVPDAGAVERKDATDSASGVGYTDKIKSAATTVYEKVAGVGTAVVGKVPLATHSTGAVTPGVGAQQEDTSATVTPGAGGPGSGHDKGVTMMGYIAEKLRPGDEDRALSEAISGAVQRRKEDVGGTVAQRVPAPSQVMTKAREAVTSLTGGNRVSETVQPTTTGEDLKGGAAADAPVIRREEIGGVKLNTNTM, encoded by the exons ATGGACGCGCCGGCGATGCTCACGCGCAAGCACGTCCCGGAGGACGTCGCCCCCCGGAACATCG TGGAGGGCGAGGGAGCCGGGGGCCAGCAGCAGCTGCACCGGGACGAGAAGCAGCACAAGCCGGTGCTGGAGAAGATGAAGGAGAAGGTGAATAAGATCAAGAACACCCTCGccggccacggccacggccacggccacgaCGAGCTCGTTGGCGACGGTGAGAGCATCAgcaacgaggaggaggagggggatgTGGCGTTGGAGAGGGAGGCCGCGACGGAGAAGGGCGGGTACATAGAGGACGTCGAGGACAAACCCGTCGTCATGGAGTCCGACCCCGAGGTACACGGCGCGCCCA TATACGAGTCGGCGAGGATACCGGCCGTGCAGGAGGTGGAGGGCGATGGCCGCCCCCGGGTGCGGCTTGGCGACCTCGGCGGCACCGTCGTCGAGGATCCGGCCGCGCCGCGCTCCACGGCGCCCGCGGCGCGAG AGGGGGAGGACATAGGCACGACACCCGTCGTGCAGCAATTCGAGTCGATGACCGTGTCCGATGACCCGCCACACGTCGGCGCGGGGAAGAAAGACGCCCGAGCGGCCACGGGCACCACGGAGTTCGGCAAGAAGTTGGCCACCACGGTGGACGAGAAGGTCGCCGGCGTCGGCACTGCCGTGGGCGTGGGGAAGCGCGACGACGAACGCACAGAAGCAATGCCAGTGTCGGACGCTGGCGGGGAGGAGTGGAAAGACGCCTCCGCGGCCACGGACGCGACTGACAGGGCGCCCAGCCCGGGCTACACGGACAAGCTCAAGTCCTTTTCGGCGGGCACCACGGAGTACGGCAAGCAGCTGGCCACCACTGTGTACGAGAAGGTCGCCGGCGTCGGCACCGCCGTTGCGCCCAGCCTCCGTCCACAGGTGGGCGTGGGGAAGCCGGTTGTCGGACGCAATGAGGCAATTCTGGTGCCGGACGCCGGTGCAGTGGAGCGGAAAGACGCGACGGACAGCGCGTCGGGCGTGGGCTACACGGACAAGATTAAGTCTGCGGCGACCACCGTGTACGAAAAGGTTGCGGGCGTCGGCACCGCCGTGGTGGGCAAGGTGCCGCTGGCCACGCACTCCACCGGCGCCGTGACGCCTGGGGTCGGCGCGCAGCAGGAGGACACGAGCGCGACGGTCACGCCCGGTGCCGGCGGCCCCGGGAGCGGGCATGACAAGGGGGTGACCATGATGGGGTACATCGCCGAGAAGCTGCGGCCCGGGGACGAGGACCGCGCGCTCAGCGAGGCGATCTCGGGCGCCGTGCAGCGCCGCAAGGAGGACGTCGGTGGCACGGTGGCGCAGCGCGTGCCAGCGCCCAGCCAAGTTATGACCAAGGCGCGGGAGGCCGTCACGTCGCTCACCGGCGGGAACCGCGTCTCCGAGACCGTGCAGCCGACAACCACAG GGGAAGACCTGAAGGGCGGTGCCGCGGCAGACGCGCCAGTAATCCGGAGGGAGGAAATCGGCGGCGTGAAGCTGAACACGAATACAATGTGA
- the LOC133907811 gene encoding heavy metal-associated isoprenylated plant protein 39-like isoform X2, with protein MAQKVVLRVPTMTDDKIKQKAIEAVADIYGIDSIAADLKDNKMIIVGEMDTVAIAKKLKKIGKIDIVSVGPAKEEKKEEKKEEKKEEKKEEKKEEKK; from the exons ATGGCTCAG AAGGTGGTGCTGAGGGTTCCAACCATGACTGACGACAAGATAAAGCAGAAAGCCATTGAAGCTGTTGCGGACATTTACG GTATTGATTCCATAGCAGCGGATCTGAAGGACAATAAGATGATCATAGTAGGCGAAATGGACACTGTGGCAATTGCAAAGAAGTTAAAGAAGATTGGGAAGATTGACATTGTGTCTGTTGGACctgcaaaagaagaaaagaaggaagaaaagaaagaggagaaaaaagaggaaaagaaagaagagaagaaagaagagaagaaatga
- the LOC133907811 gene encoding heavy metal-associated isoprenylated plant protein 39-like isoform X1 — translation MAQQKVVLRVPTMTDDKIKQKAIEAVADIYGIDSIAADLKDNKMIIVGEMDTVAIAKKLKKIGKIDIVSVGPAKEEKKEEKKEEKKEEKKEEKKEEKK, via the exons ATGGCTCAG CAGAAGGTGGTGCTGAGGGTTCCAACCATGACTGACGACAAGATAAAGCAGAAAGCCATTGAAGCTGTTGCGGACATTTACG GTATTGATTCCATAGCAGCGGATCTGAAGGACAATAAGATGATCATAGTAGGCGAAATGGACACTGTGGCAATTGCAAAGAAGTTAAAGAAGATTGGGAAGATTGACATTGTGTCTGTTGGACctgcaaaagaagaaaagaaggaagaaaagaaagaggagaaaaaagaggaaaagaaagaagagaagaaagaagagaagaaatga